In one Halorubrum sp. CBA1229 genomic region, the following are encoded:
- a CDS encoding DUF4350 domain-containing protein: protein MSDLRTLAAAFVVTLATITGGAALTGFVTADGAAPAPEIQNEHYVDGDAVANDTPGRMDVEMESAARSQTVLVDPGVEPTGAVPVSPLALLGFGGPEVADRDVRPLANALIENGHDVGVYVPDPERQRRAVPPGAEPGPTQLGERLAEADAFVTFRTDYDEAELDEIESFVESGGHVVVATEPDAAFDQPGAVGLDATLDVTTEPGYVYNMEENDLNYQRVYAEPTEESDAALTEGVDRAVLPSATPVGTTIAGSDVLRPVEGSELSTTRASTEAPLLVRTDGVVMVGDSDFLSPENAARADNDALIGNLADFLVTNDRTPPGPEGQRSPTGPTGPTEPGQPSEPRQPSENETAG from the coding sequence GTGAGCGACCTCCGGACGCTGGCTGCCGCCTTCGTCGTAACGCTGGCGACGATCACCGGCGGCGCGGCGCTCACGGGCTTCGTGACCGCCGACGGCGCCGCCCCCGCGCCCGAGATCCAGAACGAGCACTACGTCGACGGCGACGCGGTCGCGAACGACACGCCGGGCCGGATGGACGTCGAGATGGAGTCCGCGGCGCGGTCCCAGACGGTGCTCGTCGACCCCGGCGTCGAACCGACCGGCGCCGTTCCGGTGAGCCCGCTCGCCCTGCTCGGCTTCGGCGGCCCGGAGGTCGCCGACCGCGACGTCCGGCCGCTGGCGAACGCCCTCATCGAGAACGGCCACGACGTCGGCGTCTACGTGCCGGACCCGGAGCGGCAGCGCCGGGCGGTGCCTCCCGGCGCCGAGCCAGGGCCGACCCAACTCGGCGAGCGGCTCGCCGAGGCGGACGCGTTCGTGACGTTCCGGACCGACTACGACGAGGCCGAGCTCGACGAGATCGAGTCGTTCGTCGAGTCGGGCGGCCACGTGGTCGTGGCGACTGAGCCCGACGCGGCGTTCGATCAGCCCGGGGCGGTCGGGCTCGACGCGACGCTCGACGTCACCACGGAGCCCGGCTACGTGTACAACATGGAGGAGAACGACCTGAACTACCAGCGCGTCTACGCGGAGCCGACCGAGGAATCCGACGCCGCGCTGACCGAGGGCGTCGACCGCGCTGTCCTGCCGTCGGCGACGCCGGTCGGGACGACGATCGCCGGCAGCGACGTGCTCCGTCCCGTCGAAGGGAGCGAGCTGTCGACGACCCGCGCGTCGACCGAGGCGCCGCTGCTCGTTCGGACCGACGGCGTGGTGATGGTGGGCGACAGCGACTTCCTCTCGCCCGAGAACGCCGCGCGCGCCGACAACGACGCGCTGATCGGGAACCTCGCCGACTTCCTCGTGACGAACGACCGGACGCCGCCGGGACCGGAAGGCCAGCGGTCGCCGACCGGCCCGACTGGACCCACCGAGCCCGGACAGCCCTCCGAGCCGCGACAGCCCTCGGAGAACGAGACGGCCGGCTGA
- a CDS encoding competence/damage-inducible protein A: MEVALVTVGDELLSGDTVNTNANWLADELSDRGVAVPRILSVPDDRTAIADHVREYAETFDAVIVTGGIGSTPDDVTMEAVADAFDREMAVTDLTRESVERRLAAIRERVPDREFDIDVEAEAAIPEGSRPLMTEAGLAPGCEIEDVYVLPGIPDELKATFATIADEFAGDRRSRFLYTVEPESNIVPALEEAMERFDVVVGCYPDREADHNRLKVTATDDGALDDAAAWLLANVNASQTPVRRNWD, translated from the coding sequence ATGGAAGTCGCGCTGGTCACGGTCGGCGACGAACTGCTCTCGGGCGACACGGTGAACACGAACGCCAACTGGCTCGCCGACGAGCTGAGCGACCGCGGCGTCGCCGTGCCGCGGATCCTCTCGGTGCCCGACGACCGGACGGCGATCGCCGATCACGTGCGCGAGTACGCGGAGACCTTCGACGCCGTGATCGTCACCGGGGGGATCGGCAGCACCCCGGACGACGTGACGATGGAGGCGGTCGCGGACGCGTTCGACCGCGAGATGGCCGTCACCGACCTCACGCGCGAGTCGGTCGAGCGCCGGCTGGCCGCGATCCGCGAGCGCGTCCCCGACCGCGAGTTCGACATCGACGTGGAGGCGGAGGCGGCGATCCCCGAGGGGAGCCGTCCGCTCATGACCGAGGCTGGGCTCGCCCCCGGCTGCGAGATCGAGGACGTCTACGTGCTGCCCGGCATCCCGGACGAGCTGAAGGCGACCTTCGCGACTATCGCCGACGAGTTCGCCGGCGACCGGCGCTCGCGGTTCCTCTACACGGTGGAGCCCGAGTCGAACATCGTCCCCGCCCTCGAGGAGGCGATGGAGCGGTTCGACGTCGTCGTCGGCTGTTACCCCGACCGCGAGGCCGACCACAACCGACTGAAGGTGACCGCGACCGACGACGGCGCGCTCGATGACGCCGCGGCGTGGCTGCTGGCGAACGTGAACGCGAGCCAGACGCCGGTGCGACGCAACTGGGACTGA
- a CDS encoding redoxin domain-containing protein: MLQPGQQAPTFELPGAGGGRIDAHGLTEYADNGWAVVVVFYPFDFHPVCTSQMCTLRDSEALSLLEDTVVLGISTDGVYSHRAFAEKHRIDFPLLSDSDGRVAEAYGVRADELDDHRGVARSAVFVVDPDRTVQYAWRSEETADEPDLEAVEHAAQCHGDECELPDGKSYL, encoded by the coding sequence ATGCTTCAACCCGGGCAACAGGCGCCGACGTTCGAGCTCCCCGGCGCGGGGGGCGGGCGGATAGACGCGCACGGACTGACGGAGTACGCAGACAACGGGTGGGCGGTCGTGGTGGTGTTCTACCCGTTCGACTTCCACCCGGTGTGTACCTCGCAGATGTGCACGCTGCGGGACAGCGAGGCGCTGTCGCTGCTGGAGGACACCGTCGTCCTCGGGATCTCGACGGACGGCGTCTACAGCCACCGCGCGTTCGCGGAGAAACACCGGATCGACTTCCCGCTGCTCTCCGACAGCGACGGGCGCGTCGCCGAGGCGTACGGCGTGCGCGCCGACGAGCTGGACGACCACCGCGGCGTCGCGCGGTCGGCGGTCTTCGTGGTCGACCCCGACCGAACGGTGCAGTACGCCTGGCGGAGCGAGGAGACCGCCGACGAACCCGACCTCGAGGCCGTCGAGCACGCCGCGCAGTGTCACGGCGACGAGTGCGAACTCCCGGACGGGAAATCGTATTTATAA
- a CDS encoding penicillin acylase family protein, protein MTNDTTRRAVLAAALAAGTAGLARSEAAALLDSFAPLSGDAWGAADRSPPETVESPHGDATVRIDGHGVPHVEADDEAAAYFAVGYLQAFHRLFPMDLQRRVMRGRLSEVVGEATVESDEFNVAMGFSAAAEATWELVSETETGPLVEAYAEGVNAAMEAETLPIEFELLGYEPAPWTPVDTLLMEKQISWTLTGSFAGLRRALVADRLGMDRAAELFPRRLDHDAPILDGDEERLGGDEKRLGAGSRRARRGEPDASISDSDPIAPELTGWLSGFESPTGVGSNSWVVAGEHTASGTPTVAYDPHLSLMAPPLWYEQRVETPERSVRGATFPGVPFVIAGASDRATWSFTNVGADVLDCYRYEVDESGERYRYEGEWRDFETETREIPVADGEDRTLETKRTVHGPFIEREGRHVGVAWTGHTATRTTLAIDELGRADGFEDALAATRKFDLPTQNLVYADADGRTMYYATGQLPIRRIEGEAVAGDRVFDGSAGEGEWEGFEPFGRSSWAGFVPFEEKPHAIDPDVLSTANQRVTDDPTHYVGVDYATPYRGARIAERLDAAVAGDEPVDPDFHRELQRDVRDGRAVQLVPDLVAAVEDRTDGDAPETAERVRDAAAALDAWDRRMAADSRGALIFDRWVDRFRRLVFAPAFEAVDLGEAYYPNDWVLATLPADDPLFADRSRAAAMVAALEGALDEIDESGWETYGDRNSTAAIAHPLGGEAPFLNYPALPADGSPATVMNFRVDDAVGSSWRMVVRPGEDATAVIPGGNSGDYFSEHYDDQLRDWLANDQKPMALDPEVDDAADGETVSFRGESS, encoded by the coding sequence GTGACGAACGACACCACGCGCCGGGCCGTCCTCGCCGCGGCGCTCGCGGCCGGCACCGCCGGGCTGGCGCGCTCCGAGGCCGCCGCCCTCCTCGACTCGTTCGCACCGCTCTCCGGCGACGCGTGGGGCGCCGCGGACCGGTCGCCCCCGGAGACCGTCGAGAGTCCCCACGGCGACGCGACCGTCCGGATCGACGGCCACGGGGTCCCCCACGTCGAGGCCGACGACGAGGCCGCGGCGTACTTCGCGGTCGGCTACCTGCAGGCGTTCCACCGCCTGTTCCCGATGGACCTCCAGCGGCGGGTCATGCGCGGGCGGCTCTCAGAGGTCGTCGGCGAGGCGACCGTCGAGAGCGACGAGTTCAACGTCGCGATGGGCTTTTCCGCGGCCGCCGAGGCGACGTGGGAGCTCGTGAGCGAGACGGAGACCGGCCCCCTCGTCGAGGCGTACGCGGAGGGCGTCAACGCCGCGATGGAGGCCGAGACGCTGCCGATCGAGTTCGAGCTGCTCGGCTACGAGCCGGCGCCGTGGACCCCCGTCGACACGCTGCTGATGGAGAAACAGATCTCGTGGACGCTCACGGGGAGCTTCGCCGGGCTCCGTCGGGCGCTGGTCGCGGACCGGCTCGGCATGGACCGCGCCGCGGAGCTGTTCCCCCGGCGGCTGGACCACGACGCGCCGATCCTCGACGGCGACGAGGAGCGGCTCGGCGGCGACGAGAAACGGCTCGGTGCGGGGAGCCGGCGGGCGCGTCGGGGAGAGCCCGACGCCTCGATAAGCGATTCGGACCCGATCGCCCCCGAACTGACCGGCTGGCTCTCCGGGTTCGAGTCGCCGACGGGCGTCGGCTCCAACAGCTGGGTCGTCGCCGGCGAGCACACGGCGAGCGGGACGCCGACGGTGGCGTACGACCCGCACCTCTCGCTGATGGCGCCGCCGCTGTGGTACGAGCAGCGCGTCGAGACGCCCGAGCGCTCCGTCCGGGGCGCGACGTTCCCCGGCGTCCCCTTCGTCATCGCCGGCGCGAGCGACCGCGCGACCTGGTCGTTCACCAACGTCGGCGCCGACGTGCTCGACTGCTACCGCTACGAGGTCGACGAGTCGGGCGAGCGCTACCGCTACGAGGGGGAGTGGCGCGACTTCGAGACCGAGACGCGGGAGATCCCCGTCGCCGACGGCGAGGACCGGACGCTGGAGACCAAGCGCACGGTCCACGGCCCGTTCATCGAGCGCGAGGGACGCCACGTCGGCGTCGCGTGGACCGGCCACACCGCGACGCGCACGACGCTCGCCATCGACGAGTTGGGCCGCGCCGACGGGTTCGAGGACGCGCTGGCGGCGACCCGGAAGTTCGACCTGCCGACGCAGAACCTCGTGTACGCCGACGCCGACGGCCGCACGATGTACTACGCGACGGGACAGCTCCCGATCCGGCGGATCGAGGGCGAGGCGGTCGCGGGCGACCGGGTGTTCGACGGCTCCGCCGGCGAGGGGGAGTGGGAGGGGTTCGAGCCGTTCGGCCGGTCCTCGTGGGCGGGATTCGTCCCCTTCGAGGAGAAGCCGCACGCGATCGACCCCGACGTGCTCTCGACGGCCAACCAGCGCGTGACCGACGACCCGACCCACTACGTCGGCGTCGACTACGCGACCCCCTACCGCGGCGCGCGCATCGCCGAGCGCCTCGACGCCGCGGTGGCCGGCGACGAGCCGGTCGACCCCGATTTCCACCGCGAGCTCCAGCGCGACGTGCGCGACGGGCGGGCGGTCCAGCTCGTGCCGGACCTCGTGGCGGCGGTGGAAGATCGGACGGACGGCGACGCGCCGGAGACCGCCGAGCGCGTGCGGGACGCGGCCGCGGCGCTCGACGCGTGGGACCGCCGAATGGCCGCCGACTCCCGCGGCGCGCTGATCTTCGACCGGTGGGTCGACCGCTTCCGGCGGCTGGTCTTCGCGCCTGCCTTCGAGGCGGTCGACCTCGGCGAGGCGTACTACCCGAACGACTGGGTGCTCGCGACGCTGCCGGCCGACGACCCCCTGTTCGCCGATCGCTCGCGGGCCGCGGCGATGGTCGCGGCGCTGGAGGGCGCCCTCGACGAGATCGACGAGTCGGGGTGGGAGACGTACGGCGACCGGAACTCGACGGCCGCGATCGCTCACCCGCTCGGCGGCGAGGCGCCCTTCCTGAACTACCCGGCGCTCCCCGCGGACGGCTCCCCGGCGACCGTGATGAACTTCCGGGTCGACGACGCGGTCGGGTCGAGCTGGCGGATGGTGGTCCGGCCCGGCGAGGACGCCACGGCGGTGATCCCCGGCGGCAACTCGGGCGACTACTTCTCCGAGCACTACGACGACCAGCTCCGCGACTGGCTGGCGAACGACCAGAAGCCGATGGCGCTCGACCCCGAGGTCGACGACGCCGCCGACGGCGAGACCGTCAGTTTCCGGGGTGAGTCGTCGTGA
- a CDS encoding dihydrolipoyl dehydrogenase translates to MTVALVGRPMQEFDFLVIGSGSGLDVANAMAGRGNSVAVVEEGRLGGTCLNRGCIPSKQLLYHADVMETIEGAGGFEIDTEVRDVDFAEIVQKVNEDVAGSSESIRRGLTSSDAHDLFSGTGRFVDDRTVEIFDGDDAGATLRADTVLVATGSRPSIPPIDGIEDVDYLTSTEALRLESPPDRLVIVGGGYIAAELGHFFGTFGSDVTIVGRREHLLPEADAEVGEAFTDRYADRFDVYTGYEAVAADAADGEVTVEARPYPEADSVRASGEMVGAPDEAESVTVSGDELLVAAGRRPNTDMLDLDATGVETDERGFVETDEYLRTDAEGVWALGDAVGEYLLKHSANHEAKAVVRNLLGDEPEPVDYSAMPFAVFASPEVAGVGAREQDLREANVEYATNTYAYDETARGSAMHADGFVKVLIDLDGEILGCHIVGPEASNLIEEVVVAMTAGSETVADIRDAVHIHPALSEVVDRAFSGQFSRGGGHDHGHGH, encoded by the coding sequence ATGACCGTGGCCCTCGTCGGCCGACCCATGCAGGAGTTCGACTTCCTCGTGATCGGATCCGGGTCGGGGTTGGACGTGGCGAACGCGATGGCCGGCCGCGGTAACTCGGTGGCGGTCGTCGAGGAGGGGCGGCTCGGCGGGACCTGTCTCAACCGCGGCTGCATCCCCTCGAAGCAGCTGCTGTACCACGCCGATGTGATGGAGACGATCGAGGGCGCCGGCGGGTTCGAGATCGACACCGAGGTGCGCGACGTCGACTTCGCGGAGATCGTCCAGAAAGTGAACGAGGACGTCGCCGGGAGCTCCGAGTCGATCCGGCGGGGCCTCACCTCCTCGGACGCCCACGACCTGTTCTCGGGGACCGGGCGGTTCGTCGACGACCGGACGGTGGAGATCTTCGACGGCGACGACGCGGGCGCGACGCTCCGCGCCGACACGGTGCTCGTCGCCACCGGCAGCCGTCCCTCGATCCCCCCGATCGACGGGATCGAGGACGTCGACTACCTCACGAGCACGGAGGCGCTACGCCTGGAGTCGCCGCCGGACCGCCTCGTGATCGTCGGCGGCGGGTACATCGCGGCCGAGCTCGGCCACTTCTTCGGGACGTTCGGCAGCGACGTGACGATCGTCGGCCGCCGCGAGCACCTCCTCCCGGAGGCGGACGCGGAGGTCGGCGAGGCGTTCACCGACCGCTACGCCGACCGGTTCGACGTGTACACGGGTTACGAGGCTGTCGCCGCCGACGCGGCCGACGGCGAGGTGACCGTCGAGGCCCGCCCGTACCCCGAGGCCGACTCGGTCCGCGCGAGCGGGGAGATGGTCGGCGCGCCCGACGAGGCGGAGTCCGTGACCGTCTCGGGCGACGAACTGCTCGTCGCCGCGGGGCGCCGCCCGAACACAGACATGCTCGACCTCGACGCGACCGGCGTGGAGACCGACGAGCGGGGGTTCGTCGAGACCGACGAGTACCTCCGGACGGACGCCGAAGGGGTGTGGGCGCTCGGCGACGCGGTCGGCGAGTACCTGCTCAAACACAGCGCGAACCACGAGGCGAAGGCCGTGGTCCGGAACCTGCTGGGTGACGAGCCGGAACCCGTCGACTACTCGGCGATGCCGTTCGCCGTCTTCGCGTCGCCCGAGGTCGCGGGCGTCGGGGCGCGCGAGCAGGACCTCCGCGAGGCTAATGTCGAGTACGCCACCAACACATACGCGTACGACGAGACGGCCCGCGGGAGCGCGATGCACGCCGACGGCTTCGTGAAGGTCCTCATCGACCTCGACGGCGAGATCCTCGGCTGTCACATCGTCGGCCCGGAGGCGTCGAACCTGATCGAGGAGGTCGTCGTCGCGATGACGGCGGGGTCGGAGACGGTGGCGGACATCCGCGACGCGGTCCACATCCACCCCGCGCTCTCCGAGGTCGTCGACCGGGCCTTCTCGGGGCAGTTCTCGCGCGGCGGCGGACACGACCACGGGCACGGACACTGA
- a CDS encoding S49 family peptidase, which translates to MSTKQPSTALTSRQQLAVVVVAAAVVGAVLAPSVYAATNDPDDTVAVVEIEGPVTSALADDVESELADIRANDSVGAVVLKLDTPGGAPVASERMYKAVQRTSEQMTVIASVQSMSASGGYYAMAPADEIYVLPTSTVGSIGLNAPAPRNTAPVQGPSGPDKAGGNEIQAWAEQQTLADTFVDAMMAERGDEFQMPREEVAQADVYLGTEAVQNGYADEIGSLNEAIHAAATAENLGEYEVDTRETGPDTRFPFLLRTDTQVVAVYANDPGYGEVKPMGLTYVHLEAVPHVDTVERFSESDLDRGGAAAGTGATGNETARLIGGVGA; encoded by the coding sequence ATGTCAACCAAACAGCCCTCCACGGCCCTCACGTCGCGGCAGCAGCTCGCCGTCGTCGTGGTGGCCGCGGCGGTGGTCGGCGCCGTGCTCGCGCCCAGCGTGTACGCGGCGACCAACGACCCGGACGATACCGTCGCCGTCGTCGAGATCGAAGGTCCCGTCACTTCGGCCCTCGCGGACGACGTCGAGAGCGAACTCGCGGACATCCGCGCCAACGACTCCGTCGGCGCGGTCGTTCTCAAGCTGGACACCCCGGGCGGCGCGCCAGTCGCCTCCGAGCGGATGTACAAGGCGGTCCAGCGGACGAGCGAACAGATGACCGTGATCGCCAGCGTGCAGTCGATGAGCGCCTCCGGCGGCTACTACGCCATGGCGCCCGCGGACGAGATCTACGTGCTCCCGACCTCGACGGTCGGCAGCATCGGCCTGAACGCGCCCGCGCCGCGGAACACCGCCCCGGTGCAGGGTCCCAGCGGCCCGGACAAGGCCGGCGGCAACGAGATCCAGGCGTGGGCCGAACAGCAGACCCTCGCGGACACCTTCGTCGACGCGATGATGGCGGAGCGCGGCGACGAGTTCCAGATGCCGCGCGAGGAGGTCGCGCAGGCCGACGTGTACCTCGGCACCGAGGCGGTGCAGAACGGCTACGCCGACGAGATCGGCTCGCTCAACGAGGCGATCCACGCCGCCGCGACCGCGGAGAACCTCGGCGAGTACGAGGTCGACACCCGGGAGACCGGGCCGGACACCCGCTTCCCGTTCCTGCTCCGCACCGATACGCAGGTCGTCGCCGTCTACGCGAACGACCCCGGTTACGGAGAGGTGAAGCCGATGGGGCTCACCTACGTCCACCTGGAAGCCGTCCCGCACGTCGATACGGTCGAGCGCTTCTCCGAGAGCGACCTCGACCGCGGCGGGGCGGCGGCCGGCACGGGTGCGACTGGCAACGAGACGGCGCGGCTCATCGGGGGTGTCGGCGCGTGA
- a CDS encoding putative quinol monooxygenase, with amino-acid sequence MIVLHAVFPLDPDKRDEALDLIAELAEKSRAEPGMIEYRPTTDVDDPNVVRFFERYEDEAAFEAHSKTDHFQAFEAALPDLLAGEPEVTRFEIESADELEL; translated from the coding sequence ATGATAGTTCTCCACGCCGTCTTCCCGCTCGACCCCGACAAGCGCGACGAGGCGCTCGATCTGATCGCCGAGCTCGCCGAGAAGTCTCGCGCCGAGCCCGGGATGATCGAGTACCGACCGACCACCGACGTCGACGACCCCAACGTGGTGCGGTTCTTCGAGCGGTACGAGGACGAGGCCGCCTTCGAGGCGCACTCCAAGACCGACCACTTCCAAGCGTTCGAGGCGGCGCTCCCCGACCTCCTCGCCGGTGAGCCGGAGGTCACTCGGTTCGAGATCGAGTCGGCGGACGAACTGGAGCTCTGA
- a CDS encoding TSUP family transporter, whose product MTLALSAELAATIVLVVAVAGAVNGVAGFGFAVVGTMVLASTLDPATAVAFMILPMFAVNVALVGDLTREELRTCGSRFAPLLVAALVGTIAGMALLDRLPEGPLRVLLGLVSLGFAATAQRALPLPTPSIGTDRDLAGRPLVMAAVGAVSGVLFGATNVGVQLVAFVRSFDLSHGVFVGVVALVFVGINGLRVGAAGALGLYPDAGFALASAAAAVPAVAGVEVGKRLRGRVSERLRRGVVLGLLTVIGVRLVLGGAGAL is encoded by the coding sequence ATGACCCTCGCGCTCTCGGCCGAACTGGCGGCGACGATCGTCCTCGTCGTCGCGGTCGCGGGCGCCGTCAACGGGGTGGCGGGGTTCGGCTTCGCCGTCGTCGGAACGATGGTGCTCGCGTCGACGCTCGACCCCGCGACCGCCGTCGCGTTCATGATCCTCCCGATGTTCGCCGTGAACGTCGCGCTCGTCGGCGACCTCACCCGCGAGGAGCTCCGCACGTGCGGGAGCCGGTTCGCGCCGCTGCTCGTCGCCGCGCTCGTCGGCACGATCGCGGGGATGGCCCTGCTCGACCGGCTCCCCGAGGGGCCGCTGCGCGTCCTGCTCGGGCTCGTCTCGCTCGGCTTCGCGGCGACCGCCCAGCGCGCCCTCCCGCTGCCGACGCCGTCGATCGGGACCGACCGCGACCTGGCCGGGAGGCCGCTCGTCATGGCCGCCGTCGGCGCCGTCTCCGGCGTCCTCTTCGGCGCGACCAACGTCGGCGTCCAGCTCGTCGCGTTCGTCCGGAGCTTCGACCTCTCGCACGGGGTGTTCGTGGGCGTCGTGGCGCTGGTGTTCGTCGGCATCAACGGCCTGCGCGTCGGCGCCGCCGGCGCGCTCGGCCTCTATCCCGACGCGGGGTTCGCCCTCGCGTCTGCGGCGGCCGCGGTCCCCGCGGTTGCCGGGGTCGAGGTCGGGAAGCGGCTCCGCGGTCGCGTGAGCGAACGGCTGCGTCGAGGCGTCGTCCTCGGCCTGCTGACGGTCATCGGCGTCCGACTGGTGCTCGGCGGCGCGGGCGCCCTCTGA
- a CDS encoding twin-arginine translocation signal domain-containing protein, producing the protein MADLPSVSRRRVLTASAAGGALAALAGCADDAGPDPADGGASDGTDEGDADEADKSDADAGSGAIDAELDLREANVVDVAFEPADAGYAFDVTLHHDDDGEDGYADWWQVERLDGTRLGRRDLLHAHSEQPFTRLETVAVPDDATCVVVRGHDQTHGYGGVAALVDLDAEAVRGVDQGSDPRSFDATDCP; encoded by the coding sequence ATGGCCGACCTCCCGAGCGTCTCCCGCCGTCGAGTTCTGACCGCGTCCGCCGCCGGCGGCGCGCTGGCCGCGCTCGCGGGCTGCGCGGACGACGCGGGACCGGACCCCGCAGACGGCGGTGCTTCCGACGGGACGGACGAAGGCGACGCGGACGAGGCGGACAAAAGCGACGCGGACGCCGGATCGGGAGCCATCGACGCCGAGCTCGACCTCCGAGAGGCGAACGTCGTCGACGTGGCGTTCGAGCCGGCCGACGCCGGGTACGCGTTCGACGTGACGCTCCACCACGACGACGACGGCGAGGACGGGTACGCGGACTGGTGGCAGGTCGAGCGGCTCGACGGCACGCGGCTCGGCCGGCGCGACCTGCTCCACGCGCACTCGGAGCAGCCGTTCACGCGGCTCGAGACGGTCGCCGTCCCCGACGACGCGACCTGCGTCGTCGTCCGCGGACACGATCAGACGCACGGGTACGGCGGGGTCGCCGCCCTGGTCGATCTCGACGCGGAGGCGGTACGCGGGGTCGATCAGGGGTCAGACCCGCGCTCGTTCGACGCGACGGACTGCCCGTGA
- a CDS encoding DsrE family protein gives MANAAVVILAGNESHADYGRLANALEAAKEFAENDDDELELIFDGAGTQWIPELEDEESDYHELYQAVRDDAAVCDFCSGAFGVEDTVADSGLVTLDEYDGHPSIRSLVDDDYEIITF, from the coding sequence ATGGCAAACGCAGCAGTCGTGATTCTCGCCGGCAACGAATCGCACGCCGACTACGGCCGCCTCGCGAACGCGCTCGAAGCGGCCAAGGAGTTCGCCGAGAACGACGACGACGAGTTGGAACTGATCTTCGACGGCGCCGGGACCCAGTGGATCCCGGAACTGGAGGACGAGGAGAGCGATTACCACGAGCTCTACCAGGCGGTCCGCGACGACGCCGCGGTCTGTGACTTCTGTTCCGGCGCGTTCGGCGTCGAGGACACCGTGGCCGACTCCGGGCTCGTCACGCTCGACGAGTACGACGGGCACCCGAGCATCCGCTCGCTCGTCGACGACGACTACGAGATCATCACGTTCTGA